The region TTCATGGGTAACGGGGGAACCTAAACTACCCAGGGCTTCCACCAACACATGGCCATGGTTCTGTTGCATTGTCTGCAGAGTCCGCCAGACTAACCCTAAATCAATGGTTTTCTCTTCCTGGTCAGCGGCCAAGGGAGGGGCTAGGGGCTCAGCAAATTTTAGTGGCGTCACCACATCCCAGTGGGTCAGATGGCTAAAAAGTTGTTGGTAAAGCTCGTCATCCCCCAACCCCGTCTGCATTAACTTTATTAATCCGAAAGACTGATCTTTGCCGTACTTCTGCCAGTAGGCCGCCAGAGCTGAAGTAGTTACCGTTTTGCCCACCCCGGTATCGCAACCCACAACTAATAAAGTTTTCTGGTCAACGGCTCGGAAAGAATGGGACATGGGGGAGCAAAAACCGAGGGGAAAAAGTGAAAGTTAATTTAAGTTTTGCAAAACCCAAGGAGATTGGTGAGGGAAGAATCCGCTATGATTGGATCGGAGTCCCCTGGGTTAGCTTCCGGGCATAAGACTAAGGGGAGCACCAGTAATCTGCCATGACATGGGGGTAAAGTGTCTGCCGTGAGCCGTATCGCTACTTTAACACGTCAATCGATGCTGTCTGCCTTATCTGACAACAATCGCTTACGTCTTTTTTCCGGATCATCCAACCCATCTTTATCCCAAGAAGTGGCCCGTTATTTGGGCATGGACATCGGCCCCATGTTGCGTAAACGGTTTGCCGATGGAGAGCTCTACATCCAAATCCAGGAGTCCATTCGGGGCGGTGACGTTTACCTTATCCAACCCTGTTGCCATCCGGTCAACGATAACCTAATGGAATTGTTGATCATGATCGATGCCTGTCGTCGAGCCTCGGCTCGCCAGATCACCGCGGTACTGCCCTACTACGGTTACGCTCGGGCGGATCGTAAAACCGCTGGTCGGGAATCCATCTCCGCCAAGTTAGTCGCCAATCTCATCACCGGTGCCGGTGCCCAACGGGTATTGGCCATGGATCTCCACTCTGCCCAGATCCAGGGTTACTTTGACATTCCCTGCGACCATATGTATGGCTCCCCTGTCATCATTGACTACTTAAAAAGTAAGCAACTAACTGATCTGGTGGTGGTTTCCCCGGACGTGGGCGGGGTAGCTCGAGCCCGGGCCTTTGCCAAAAAATTAAACGACGCTCCCTTGGCTATTATCGATAAACGTCGTCAGAGCCATAACGTGGCAGAAGTATTAAATCTCATCGGTGATGTGGACGGAAAAACTGCTGTACTGGTGGATGACATGATCGACACCGCCGGTACTTTGTCGGAAGGCTCCCGTTTACTGCGGGCCCAGGGCGCTCGCCAGGTTTATGCCTGTGCCACCCATGCAGTTTTCTCCGAGCCGGCCATTAATCGTCTTTCCGGTGGCTTGTTTGAGGAGGTAATTGTCACCAATACCATTCCTGTGCCCGACGATCATCATTTTCCCCAACTGACTATTCTTTCAGTGGCCAATTTAATTGGGGAGGCGATTTGGCGCATTCATGAAGAAAGCTCCGTCAGCAGTATGTTCCGCTAGGGATGAGTTTTAAGTTTTTTCTGTGGACAATGGCAAAGCTGGATAGCTGAGCTGGCCAAAGCTTGGGCTGGATGATAGTCTTGGTTAAGCAATTTACAGTTAATGCCGCCTTGGTTCAACCTTGTCTTTGGCTATGCTGGTAGTTAGGTGATGCAATCATTGCCTATATTTCCCCGGGGTCTGTTTTGTCAAATTCTGGAATTTTGGCAATTGATGCAGTCTCGAACAGATTGCCCCTGGACATTCCCCACTTCCATCTCAATTTCCTCGGAGGCCAAGCCATGTCTATGCCCAGATCTTCTCGATTTAAATTCCACAAAAAACTCTTTGCTTTCCTCTCCCTGAGTGGCGTTCTGGTAATGGGTTTACCCACCATCAGTTTTGCCCAGGGTAACTCCGGGTTCACTATTTTTAGTGGAGTGGACAATCGTAGCGATATTTTGGATTACTACCTCCAATTCAACGGCCGTTCAGGGCAAAGGGACCGCTACAAACTCTACATCCCCGCCAAGAAAATGACCCAGGGGGCAAAGGTTTTATACGTTTCCTACCCCGAAAATTTTGATGGCACCTTCGATGTGGAGAAGGTCCGGGTGGAAAATAAACGCCAGGGAAACATTGAAATTGAAGATGTGGTTTGGGACAAAGAAAGTCGCTTTCTGCAAATTGTTTTGGCGGAACCGGCAGAACCCAATAGTCAAGTTACCATTACCCTGTCCAATGTTACTAACCCCAGCTTAGGAACTTATTACATGGTGGCGGATGCCATGGTGTCCGGCGATATCCCTGTCCGGGTTTATTTAGGCACTTGGATTGTGAGTATTAACCGCTAGTTACTTACCATTTACTTGCTGTTGGTCTCTGTAAACTGCCTAGCTTTGCGTTTTACCCAGAGAAAAGCTCTGGTTTTCCTCAACTGTATTGAGTAGCGAGAATCTCCATGACTACCCATTGCCGCCGAACTGTTGCGGCTATTTTTCTGGCAATTTTTTCCTGGCCGATCGCCCCTGGGCAAGCTGCTCCCCCTAGGCCAGTGGACGAGACAGTGGAGTGCGAAATTTTGATAGTGGGTGGTGGATTGGCCGGCACAGCCACGGCCTATGAAGGTTTGTTGGCGGGGAAAAATGTTTGCATGACAGAGCTAACGGATTGGGTGGGGGGCCAACTCACTTCCCAAGGCACCGCCGCCCTCGATGAACGGCCTACCCAAACGGAAAAACTTTTTTATCCCCGGGGTTATCTAGAATTAAGGCAACGAATCAAAGATTTTTACGGTGTCCAAAATCCAGGCAAATGTTGGGTAAGTCGTTCTTCTTGTTTTTTACCCAAGGATGGCCATGACATTCTGATGGCGATGCTGGAGAATGCGGAAAAGAAAGGCCAAGGCACCCTGCAATGGTTTCCGAATACTGTCATCAAAGAGCTGGTTTTGGCCCCCACCGCCCCAGGAGAAGAGGGACAGGAAATCATCCGGGCGATCGCCATTCAGCATCAACCGGCCTCCAACGCTCAACCGTTAAACAGTCAGTTTTTGTCTCAGACCATTGAAGACAGTTACCGCTACGAAGATTCTGAACAATTCACTAAAACTATCATTAACTTCACCGCTCCCCGCAATAACCAGGGTAAAACAGCCCAATGGTTGGTGGTGGAAGCCACCGAAACTGGGGAATTAATTGCTTTGGCCGATGTGCCCTACCGGGTGGGAGTAGATCCCCGCACCTATTTAGACCCGTCTTCCTCCAGTGTGGAAGGTTTTGCCTACTGTACCCAGGGCTTCACCTACACCTTTGCCATGGAGGCCACCGCCGAGCCCCAACCCCAGCCGGAACCAGATTTTTACCAAAGATTTACCCCTTACTACAGCTACGACCAATCCCGGTTTGATTTTGATGCTTTATTTACCTATCGACGTATTTGGAGTCCCGATGGCCTAGGCATTTTTGAGCCTGCTACCCCTAATCAACCAAAAAATCGCTTTGGCGTCAGTCCCACCCAGCCGGGGGAAATTTCCATGCAAAATTGGTTGCCGGGTAATGATTACACCCCTGGTACCCCTAGGGACAATTTTGTTTACACCAGGGAGCAACTGCAACAAACGGGACAACTGGAATCAGGGGGATGGTTGGGAGGCCTGCGGACGGAAAGCTTGGCTAATGGCGAAAAAATTGCTTTGGGTTTTTACCATTGGTTAGTGGCGGGCACCACCGATGCCAAACTGGGGGATAACATCAAAACTCCCAGTCCGAATAATCGTTTGCTAACGGGGCTGGATAGTCCCATGGGGACTGAACATGGTCTTTCCAAATTTCCCTATATTCGGGAAGGACGTAGAATTATTGGTCGGCCGGATTTTATTTATCCCAACGGTTTTGAAATCAACGAAACAGACATTTCCCGCCAGGACTTTAAGGAGGATTTTTACCGGGAAAATCTTTCCCCTAGGGATTACCGTCGTTTACACGCCGAGTTAGCGGGCATTGACGGTTTGGATGTGCTGGATGGTAATCTTTCCCCCGATGCAGTGGAGCGTCGTCAGCGGGCCACCATGTACCCGGATTCTGTGGGCATTGGCCATTACAATATTGATTTCCATCCCTGTTATTTGGAATATCCGGTGGAAAAACCCGGCAACATTGAACGGCCTGGGGAAAGACAAGCCCATACCCCCTCTTACCCGTTCCAAATTCCGTTGCGGGCTATGATTCCCCAACGCATTGATAATTTATTAGTGGTGGGAAAAACCATTGCCACTAGTCACATTGCGGCGGCGGCCTATCGAGTTCATTCCTTTGAGTGGTCTTCCGGGGCAGCGGCAGGTATTGTGGCAGTGGATGCGTTGCAAAACGATTATTTACCCTATCAATTGGTGAACCAAACTGCTTTAATTGCTAATCCAAAATTGTTGCAGTTGCGACGCAAAATTGATCGTACTGGTAACCCAACAGCTTTCCCTAACACATCTATTTTCACCAGTTTTGAAAACTGGAAGTAATCCCCAATTTTCACAAAAATTTCAGTTTTGGAACGGAGTATTTGGGGGATACGATTGCGATTTTTGTATCGGTGAGTTTGGGATCTCCTTTTTTTGATTGGATTTTACTCCCCTTACATAAAATTCTGTTCAGTCCCATTGTTAATGCTGGTATCAAAAAGAATTCAAGCCATCCTTCAAAACCTGTTGCATTTAAGCTTCCGGTGAATAACATCCGCGCTATTAAGTCTTCCTGCTATCCCTCTTCCGTCAGACTGAGGGAATTAAAATGGAGATAAAAGGCTGAAAAGCGCGGAGGGAGAATGACAAAGACAAGAGAGGCGAAAAAGACAGTACAGTGTGTAGACACATATAGTGAACTGTATAAAGATATATTTCCAGAAG is a window of Synechocystis sp. PCC 7338 DNA encoding:
- the bioD gene encoding dethiobiotin synthase, which encodes MSHSFRAVDQKTLLVVGCDTGVGKTVTTSALAAYWQKYGKDQSFGLIKLMQTGLGDDELYQQLFSHLTHWDVVTPLKFAEPLAPPLAADQEEKTIDLGLVWRTLQTMQQNHGHVLVEALGSLGSPVTHELTVADVAALWRLETILVVPVQLGAMGQAIAQVALARQTKVKLRGLVLSCASPEAEAKIEDWATPAMLESFTHLPVVGIVPYLTESERENVSCLAEVTARFDLEKLAYF
- a CDS encoding ribose-phosphate pyrophosphokinase, producing the protein MSAVSRIATLTRQSMLSALSDNNRLRLFSGSSNPSLSQEVARYLGMDIGPMLRKRFADGELYIQIQESIRGGDVYLIQPCCHPVNDNLMELLIMIDACRRASARQITAVLPYYGYARADRKTAGRESISAKLVANLITGAGAQRVLAMDLHSAQIQGYFDIPCDHMYGSPVIIDYLKSKQLTDLVVVSPDVGGVARARAFAKKLNDAPLAIIDKRRQSHNVAEVLNLIGDVDGKTAVLVDDMIDTAGTLSEGSRLLRAQGARQVYACATHAVFSEPAINRLSGGLFEEVIVTNTIPVPDDHHFPQLTILSVANLIGEAIWRIHEESSVSSMFR
- a CDS encoding DUF2808 domain-containing protein, which produces MSMPRSSRFKFHKKLFAFLSLSGVLVMGLPTISFAQGNSGFTIFSGVDNRSDILDYYLQFNGRSGQRDRYKLYIPAKKMTQGAKVLYVSYPENFDGTFDVEKVRVENKRQGNIEIEDVVWDKESRFLQIVLAEPAEPNSQVTITLSNVTNPSLGTYYMVADAMVSGDIPVRVYLGTWIVSINR
- a CDS encoding FAD-dependent oxidoreductase; translated protein: MTTHCRRTVAAIFLAIFSWPIAPGQAAPPRPVDETVECEILIVGGGLAGTATAYEGLLAGKNVCMTELTDWVGGQLTSQGTAALDERPTQTEKLFYPRGYLELRQRIKDFYGVQNPGKCWVSRSSCFLPKDGHDILMAMLENAEKKGQGTLQWFPNTVIKELVLAPTAPGEEGQEIIRAIAIQHQPASNAQPLNSQFLSQTIEDSYRYEDSEQFTKTIINFTAPRNNQGKTAQWLVVEATETGELIALADVPYRVGVDPRTYLDPSSSSVEGFAYCTQGFTYTFAMEATAEPQPQPEPDFYQRFTPYYSYDQSRFDFDALFTYRRIWSPDGLGIFEPATPNQPKNRFGVSPTQPGEISMQNWLPGNDYTPGTPRDNFVYTREQLQQTGQLESGGWLGGLRTESLANGEKIALGFYHWLVAGTTDAKLGDNIKTPSPNNRLLTGLDSPMGTEHGLSKFPYIREGRRIIGRPDFIYPNGFEINETDISRQDFKEDFYRENLSPRDYRRLHAELAGIDGLDVLDGNLSPDAVERRQRATMYPDSVGIGHYNIDFHPCYLEYPVEKPGNIERPGERQAHTPSYPFQIPLRAMIPQRIDNLLVVGKTIATSHIAAAAYRVHSFEWSSGAAAGIVAVDALQNDYLPYQLVNQTALIANPKLLQLRRKIDRTGNPTAFPNTSIFTSFENWK